A section of the Sedimentisphaera cyanobacteriorum genome encodes:
- a CDS encoding DapH/DapD/GlmU-related protein, translating into MIHKGPYGREPVIAKTAFVHPSAVIIGNVKIGENVFVGPNASLRADEAQSCISIGDNSNIQDNVVMHCLENSSVEVGEDCTLGHNVVLHAPCRTGAKCSVGFGSILFNCTVGSKVVIKHNCSIENIEIGSNDLVDSGMMIAGEKDVYKIRELDVKNREFAEDVLRCCLNLAKRYKKIEDDIYGKYE; encoded by the coding sequence ATGATACATAAAGGACCGTACGGCCGTGAGCCGGTAATTGCTAAAACTGCCTTTGTTCACCCAAGCGCAGTGATTATCGGGAATGTGAAGATAGGCGAGAACGTCTTCGTGGGGCCTAATGCCTCGCTGAGAGCTGATGAGGCGCAGAGCTGCATATCAATTGGCGATAACTCCAACATACAGGATAATGTGGTAATGCACTGCCTGGAAAACTCCTCGGTGGAGGTGGGCGAAGACTGCACGCTCGGGCATAATGTCGTGCTCCACGCACCATGCAGAACGGGGGCGAAATGCTCTGTTGGCTTCGGCTCGATTCTCTTTAACTGCACCGTGGGCTCGAAGGTGGTTATAAAACACAACTGCTCAATTGAAAACATCGAAATCGGAAGCAACGACCTCGTGGACTCCGGTATGATGATTGCAGGCGAGAAAGACGTTTATAAAATACGCGAGCTGGACGTGAAAAACAGAGAATTCGCAGAGGATGTGCTCAGATGCTGCCTCAACCTTGCAAAACGATATAAGAAAATCGAAGATGACATCTACGGCAAATATGAATAA
- a CDS encoding O-antigen ligase family protein, whose amino-acid sequence MAVKKKKKTSELMLLICCGFFLAMAAVRLTTVEALGLNRIDPLTDISVNFSFLLITVLCLSAFCIYLFSRLGSNASGWIKNGSEIPALIFAVIAALLCFFASEKRAAVNHSLMLISGLCLFHLITQLKDRNLAGKLLLAVLFGACAVNFAEGLFQLSQSNEYMIKAYEENPQAQLEALSIAPGSLDEFMYEHRLYSNEIKGFFTNSNAMGSLALLCFFPSLALFLSSVREKSETKSRLLLGVQTACILSMVVFASSKGCFLALFAGLVLFGGAMLFKISGRKKILAFWIIALGGFGAVLAAAAYAALNQTLPGGGSMHVRGQYWFGGVRMLADNIWGVGADNFRFFYPHFKPPEAMETVTDPHNFILSLACQFGILGLGAFLAAYFLPIWKSFKIDGDNQPLQAESYKPAAITAGAGALAMLILRPLLIPVQYSENAGANSYAAAFMFIFPAVVFFGWAFFLSKHGVKKLNFSYLKTGLICGIAAFLIHNTIDFAIFETGNFLAFSAACGLQVVISRQKHSEPVKSRLSKGVLFSAGAAILAGAIFFAALPAWKMNSAFSRALQTRFQNDAAINRFANSDPLSSWPASLAGKAYLRNFRETQNEKMLEKADRMFTKQAMLNRASFKPYLRLAEVSELQAKNSISKGKKDNLEDAFSYYQMAIMRYPGKGEIHLNYALALKKLGKNQQALREFKAARKIELMFREEFRKNYPDRELVSRIGREKFKMIEENISRLSSGLEKKETDK is encoded by the coding sequence ATGGCAGTGAAAAAAAAGAAAAAGACAAGTGAATTAATGCTCCTTATCTGCTGCGGATTTTTTCTTGCTATGGCCGCAGTCAGGCTTACTACTGTTGAAGCCCTCGGGTTAAACAGAATAGACCCTCTAACGGACATCTCCGTAAATTTCAGCTTTCTGCTGATTACTGTTTTATGCCTCAGTGCATTCTGCATTTATCTTTTCTCAAGGCTTGGCTCTAATGCCTCGGGCTGGATAAAAAACGGCTCAGAAATTCCTGCTCTGATTTTTGCAGTAATCGCAGCTTTGCTTTGCTTTTTCGCCTCGGAGAAGAGGGCTGCTGTAAATCACAGCCTAATGCTTATCTCCGGGCTTTGTCTGTTTCACCTTATAACTCAGCTCAAAGACAGGAATCTCGCAGGCAAGCTCCTGCTTGCTGTGCTGTTCGGGGCGTGCGCTGTGAATTTTGCAGAAGGGCTCTTTCAGCTCTCCCAGAGCAATGAGTATATGATCAAGGCATACGAGGAAAATCCGCAGGCTCAGCTTGAAGCCCTCTCTATCGCTCCCGGCTCGCTTGATGAGTTTATGTATGAACACAGGCTTTATTCAAACGAGATTAAAGGATTTTTCACAAACAGCAATGCGATGGGGTCTTTGGCTCTTCTCTGCTTTTTCCCTTCGCTGGCTTTGTTTTTATCGAGCGTTCGGGAAAAAAGCGAAACTAAATCACGATTGCTCCTCGGCGTTCAAACAGCGTGCATACTCTCGATGGTTGTTTTCGCCTCAAGCAAGGGCTGCTTTCTTGCGCTTTTTGCAGGACTGGTTCTCTTTGGCGGGGCTATGCTTTTCAAAATCTCTGGAAGAAAAAAGATTCTTGCCTTCTGGATCATTGCCCTCGGAGGGTTCGGCGCAGTTTTGGCAGCTGCGGCATACGCAGCGCTCAATCAAACCCTCCCGGGCGGCGGGTCAATGCACGTACGCGGGCAGTACTGGTTTGGTGGCGTCAGGATGCTTGCTGATAATATCTGGGGTGTCGGGGCGGATAACTTCCGCTTCTTTTATCCGCATTTCAAGCCGCCTGAGGCTATGGAAACTGTTACAGACCCGCATAACTTCATCCTCAGCCTTGCCTGCCAGTTTGGAATTTTAGGTCTGGGGGCTTTTCTGGCTGCATATTTTCTCCCCATCTGGAAGAGCTTCAAAATTGATGGAGATAATCAGCCGCTTCAGGCAGAGAGCTACAAACCGGCAGCCATAACCGCTGGGGCTGGGGCTTTAGCTATGCTCATTCTCCGTCCTCTGCTTATTCCCGTGCAGTACAGCGAAAATGCAGGGGCTAACAGCTATGCAGCAGCTTTTATGTTCATCTTTCCGGCAGTTGTATTCTTCGGCTGGGCGTTTTTCCTCTCCAAGCACGGCGTGAAGAAGCTGAATTTTTCCTATCTGAAAACAGGCCTTATCTGCGGGATAGCTGCCTTTCTGATTCACAACACAATAGATTTTGCAATCTTCGAAACGGGCAATTTTCTCGCATTCTCAGCGGCTTGCGGGCTTCAGGTTGTAATAAGCAGGCAGAAGCACTCGGAGCCTGTGAAGAGCAGGCTCTCTAAAGGGGTTTTGTTTTCTGCCGGCGCTGCTATTCTGGCAGGGGCGATATTCTTCGCTGCTCTGCCCGCTTGGAAAATGAACAGCGCTTTCTCCAGAGCCCTGCAGACAAGATTTCAGAATGATGCTGCGATTAACAGGTTCGCAAATTCAGACCCGCTCAGCAGCTGGCCGGCATCACTTGCTGGCAAGGCCTATCTGAGAAATTTCAGAGAAACACAAAATGAAAAAATGCTCGAAAAGGCAGACCGTATGTTCACAAAACAGGCAATGCTGAACAGGGCAAGCTTCAAGCCCTATTTAAGGCTGGCTGAGGTAAGCGAGCTGCAGGCGAAGAATTCTATCAGCAAGGGCAAAAAAGATAATCTCGAGGATGCATTCAGCTACTATCAGATGGCAATTATGAGATATCCGGGCAAGGGCGAAATCCACCTGAACTACGCACTTGCTCTAAAAAAGCTCGGCAAAAATCAGCAGGCACTCAGGGAATTCAAGGCTGCAAGGAAGATTGAGCTGATGTTCAGAGAGGAATTCAGGAAAAACTATCCCGATAGAGAGCTTGTTTCAAGAATAGGCAGGGAAAAATTCAAAATGATTGAAGAAAATATCAGCAGGCTCAGCTCTGGGCTTGAAAAAAAGGAAACAGATAAATGA
- a CDS encoding UvrB/UvrC motif-containing protein: MAEDKGKIEKIREKIRQFPASPGLYFMKDSKDAVLYIGKAKNLRSRVSSYFLPSSDIYSSRGPKIAEMLEQVCSVSCLETESEVDAILQEARLIKDIRPPYNTNLLDDKTFPYLQITTYEDFPGVYITRNPGEKRCRLFGPFTAIRELRGVLVLLQKIFKFRTCKLEISADDEKRRFFRPCLLHSINQCTAPCAAKINKEEYSEIIEELTKFLRSKRSVVLRDLKDKMQKASSRLRFEEAAEYRDKINLISKLESRGTVSENVQPELFVHNLSAANQKLAEMLGSADPIRTIEGFDIAHLGGSETVGSLVKFIDGSPFKHGYRRFKIKTVEGIDDYASMQEVIRRRYKRAMDGRELLPDMLLIDGGLGQLHAVENVLDEFEGQKPYLASLAKKEELIYISGKDRPLRLPANSPVRKLFQYIRDESHRFAQHYHHILRRKAFLEEAENKAKKPRTKRKKKSKNKPEE; the protein is encoded by the coding sequence ATGGCAGAAGATAAAGGCAAAATCGAAAAGATCCGCGAAAAGATAAGGCAGTTCCCAGCCTCCCCCGGGCTGTACTTTATGAAAGACAGCAAAGATGCCGTGCTGTATATCGGAAAGGCAAAAAACCTGCGTTCCAGAGTTTCGAGCTACTTTCTCCCCAGCTCCGACATCTATTCCTCGCGAGGCCCGAAGATTGCAGAAATGCTTGAGCAGGTATGCTCTGTGAGCTGCCTTGAAACAGAAAGCGAAGTGGACGCAATACTTCAGGAAGCGCGGCTGATAAAGGATATAAGGCCGCCTTACAATACCAACCTGCTGGACGATAAAACCTTCCCGTACCTCCAGATTACCACGTACGAAGACTTCCCGGGTGTTTACATAACCCGCAACCCGGGTGAAAAACGCTGCCGGCTATTCGGGCCGTTTACCGCAATCAGAGAGCTCAGGGGAGTTTTAGTGCTGCTTCAGAAGATATTCAAATTCAGAACGTGCAAGCTGGAGATATCTGCAGACGACGAAAAACGCAGATTTTTCCGTCCCTGCCTTCTGCACAGCATAAACCAATGCACCGCTCCGTGCGCTGCAAAGATAAACAAGGAAGAGTACAGCGAGATAATCGAAGAGCTCACAAAATTCCTCCGGTCTAAAAGGAGCGTTGTCCTCAGAGACCTCAAAGACAAGATGCAGAAGGCTTCCTCACGGCTGCGCTTTGAAGAGGCCGCTGAATACCGCGATAAGATAAACCTAATCTCAAAGCTTGAGAGCCGGGGAACTGTGAGCGAAAATGTTCAGCCCGAGCTGTTTGTCCATAACCTCTCAGCAGCAAACCAAAAGCTCGCCGAGATGCTGGGCTCGGCAGACCCGATAAGAACTATCGAAGGCTTTGATATCGCTCATCTGGGCGGTTCGGAAACGGTGGGCTCGCTGGTTAAATTCATCGACGGCAGCCCCTTCAAACACGGCTACCGCAGATTCAAGATCAAAACCGTGGAAGGCATAGACGACTACGCCTCAATGCAGGAGGTGATAAGGCGAAGGTATAAACGTGCGATGGACGGCCGCGAGCTTCTGCCTGATATGCTGCTGATCGACGGCGGCCTCGGCCAGCTGCATGCAGTGGAGAATGTGCTCGATGAGTTTGAGGGGCAAAAACCCTACCTCGCCTCGCTTGCAAAAAAGGAAGAGCTCATTTACATATCGGGGAAAGACAGGCCTCTTCGCTTGCCGGCAAATTCGCCTGTAAGAAAGCTTTTCCAGTATATCCGTGATGAATCGCACAGATTCGCCCAGCACTACCACCACATCCTAAGAAGAAAAGCCTTCCTCGAAGAGGCTGAGAATAAGGCCAAAAAGCCAAGAACGAAAAGAAAAAAGAAAAGCAAGAATAAACCTGAAGAATAA
- a CDS encoding peptide-N-glycosidase F-related protein, translated as MKRFSAAAAIILTGLACFAKSAELPESSGFEISFKADFGQGRDIGLIMFSGENAPAFSSTKPAAENALGIGFQCEEKDDRQKRSSIFLTSSGLILENRPSPLKFDRTREFEIKLTPVCGGRNITLSIDGKKHSFYTDYFLPDAVYPLSRLKFSEKAVIRDFAVKKTGRGFHNSKPAEVSWKGSGYWNRSSKTLRLPKSLEGIGRVTLDWKLIPKDDPWDRVNRLFSEQAGKSFEIARIITSYNEAGGRWKQDITPLAKLLTGERKLKMQVDGNFGWQITLRYYKGEGREIPRKIVPLWNGKFRYGPPGVKGLEGIEPKEVKLPDWAERAEFFSIFTGHGWKGNKGRGAEFIRKWRKLSAGGKEFMSYLWEDESEFNPIDHQGGTWHIDRAGWRPGCLVRPWIVDVPAEAGKTLKLDYTAEPYSANFKKDSQGRGYHAQHFAASCLLVYD; from the coding sequence ATGAAAAGGTTTTCTGCAGCCGCTGCAATAATTTTGACTGGTTTGGCCTGTTTTGCCAAGAGCGCTGAACTGCCTGAGTCCAGCGGATTTGAGATAAGCTTCAAAGCAGATTTCGGGCAAGGCAGAGATATAGGGCTTATTATGTTTAGCGGGGAAAATGCCCCTGCATTCAGCAGCACAAAACCAGCAGCTGAAAACGCCCTCGGCATAGGTTTTCAGTGCGAAGAAAAAGACGACAGGCAGAAACGCTCGTCAATCTTTCTGACAAGCAGCGGCCTGATTCTCGAAAACAGGCCGAGCCCGCTTAAATTTGACCGCACGCGGGAATTCGAAATAAAGCTCACTCCCGTATGCGGGGGCAGGAATATAACTCTCTCGATAGACGGAAAAAAACACAGCTTTTACACCGATTATTTTCTGCCGGATGCTGTTTACCCGCTCAGCAGGCTGAAATTCAGCGAGAAGGCGGTGATTAGAGATTTCGCTGTGAAGAAAACAGGCAGGGGATTTCATAATTCAAAGCCAGCAGAGGTGAGCTGGAAGGGCTCGGGGTATTGGAACAGGAGCTCAAAAACTCTCAGACTCCCAAAAAGCCTTGAAGGCATAGGCAGGGTAACTCTGGACTGGAAGCTTATCCCGAAAGACGACCCTTGGGACAGGGTGAACAGGCTCTTCTCAGAACAGGCCGGCAAAAGCTTCGAAATAGCACGCATCATCACAAGCTACAATGAGGCAGGCGGGCGGTGGAAGCAGGATATAACACCCCTTGCTAAGCTGCTCACAGGCGAAAGAAAGCTTAAAATGCAGGTTGACGGGAATTTTGGCTGGCAAATCACCCTCCGATATTACAAAGGCGAAGGCCGAGAAATCCCCCGCAAAATCGTGCCTCTCTGGAACGGAAAATTCCGCTACGGGCCTCCCGGAGTGAAGGGGCTTGAGGGCATAGAGCCAAAAGAGGTAAAACTTCCTGATTGGGCAGAGAGGGCAGAGTTTTTCAGTATATTCACAGGCCACGGCTGGAAAGGAAATAAAGGCCGCGGAGCTGAATTTATCAGGAAATGGCGAAAGCTCAGCGCAGGCGGAAAAGAATTTATGAGCTATCTCTGGGAGGACGAAAGCGAATTCAACCCCATAGACCATCAGGGCGGTACATGGCATATAGACAGAGCCGGCTGGCGGCCGGGCTGTCTTGTGAGGCCGTGGATCGTGGACGTACCGGCAGAAGCGGGCAAAACGCTGAAATTGGATTACACCGCCGAACCGTACTCAGCAAACTTCAAAAAAGACTCACAAGGCAGGGGCTATCATGCCCAGCACTTTGCAGCATCCTGCCTTTTAGTTTATGATTAA
- a CDS encoding dihydrolipoyl dehydrogenase — MTEKDAVIIGSGSGGLSALRQIKNATDNYLVIDPGPLGTKCARVGCMPSKALIKAANDFHRRHKFQSEGISGAENLSINPDAVMEYVRGMRDKFAGNMETVTRKLAGDKLIEAKAKILAPDMVEAGGEKIKTKSIVIAAGASPLVPGPWREFGERVLTSETIFEQKQIPKKIAVIGLGVIGLELGQALSRIGVEAVGFDMKETLGGISDESVKKRAIEAVSKDFPIHLGEAAKLTSTKDCKITVCYGDHCDCYDAVLAAMGVSPNIEGLGLENLGVELNERGLPNFNPRTAQIADLPVFIAGDVNGCRPILHEALDEGFIAGKNAAAGKQDCFCRRVPLRIVFSDPQIAAVGYMREELESTGREFVVGREDFSDQARAALEQNNKGLLHIYADKQTARFLGAEMAIPGAEHIAHQLAVAAQNQMTVFEMLQSPFYHPVLEEGLRSALRNAASKLKDKHNQPELLVCGSCPESPLC; from the coding sequence ATGACAGAGAAAGACGCAGTAATCATAGGTTCAGGCAGCGGCGGACTCTCCGCCCTCAGACAGATCAAAAACGCAACAGACAACTATCTTGTTATAGACCCCGGCCCGCTTGGAACGAAATGTGCAAGGGTGGGCTGTATGCCTTCGAAGGCATTGATAAAGGCTGCAAACGATTTCCACAGAAGACATAAATTCCAGAGCGAAGGGATAAGCGGAGCTGAAAACCTCAGCATAAATCCCGATGCGGTGATGGAGTATGTACGCGGTATGCGGGATAAGTTTGCAGGTAATATGGAAACGGTTACCAGAAAGCTTGCAGGAGATAAGCTTATTGAGGCGAAGGCAAAGATCCTCGCTCCGGATATGGTGGAAGCGGGAGGTGAGAAAATAAAAACAAAGAGCATTGTTATTGCGGCGGGCGCATCCCCGCTCGTGCCCGGCCCGTGGCGGGAATTCGGCGAAAGAGTCCTTACCAGCGAAACAATCTTCGAACAGAAGCAAATCCCGAAAAAGATTGCCGTGATAGGGCTTGGAGTGATAGGGCTCGAGCTCGGGCAGGCTTTGAGCAGAATCGGGGTGGAAGCAGTGGGTTTTGATATGAAAGAAACCCTCGGAGGAATTTCCGATGAATCTGTGAAGAAAAGGGCAATAGAAGCGGTTAGCAAGGATTTTCCGATACACCTGGGCGAGGCCGCCAAACTCACCTCAACCAAAGACTGCAAAATCACCGTCTGCTACGGCGACCACTGCGACTGCTACGACGCAGTGCTTGCAGCTATGGGAGTGAGCCCGAATATCGAAGGGCTCGGGCTTGAGAATCTCGGCGTTGAGCTCAATGAGAGAGGACTGCCGAATTTCAACCCGAGAACTGCGCAGATAGCCGATCTGCCGGTGTTTATAGCGGGAGATGTAAACGGATGCCGTCCGATACTCCACGAAGCGCTCGACGAAGGCTTTATCGCAGGGAAAAATGCCGCCGCAGGGAAGCAGGATTGCTTCTGCAGGCGCGTCCCGCTGAGGATTGTCTTCAGCGACCCTCAGATTGCTGCTGTGGGATATATGCGCGAGGAGCTCGAATCAACCGGCAGAGAGTTTGTAGTGGGCAGGGAGGATTTCTCCGATCAGGCAAGAGCCGCCCTCGAGCAGAACAACAAAGGCCTTCTGCATATCTATGCAGACAAGCAGACCGCCCGTTTCCTTGGTGCGGAGATGGCAATCCCCGGAGCTGAGCATATCGCCCACCAGCTCGCTGTTGCGGCGCAGAATCAGATGACCGTATTCGAGATGCTTCAGTCTCCGTTTTATCATCCCGTGCTCGAGGAGGGCTTGCGTTCGGCTCTGAGAAACGCAGCCTCAAAACTCAAAGACAAGCACAACCAGCCGGAGCTTCTCGTATGCGGGAGCTGTCCGGAGTCTCCATTATGCTAA
- a CDS encoding DNA-binding transcriptional regulator: MFHCPQILLLLETSREFGRGLLRGISRYASLHGPWSIQLEPLFYLGREHPAKETSQPLKWLSDGAIIRETWENEERRLPVDLPVIQSCFHSGGKEGKSVILTDDYQIGVMAAEHFISKGHKRLAFAGFDGMYWSQRRFEGFRAKAASSGCEVIYYVQPQDEDGRLWDNEQFFLADWLRKLKKPAAVMACNDDRASQIISLCRQERITIPSEIAVLGVDNDEFICKLAYPQLSSISLSLEKAGFEAAGHLDNMIKSENRNPKTIIIEPMKVVERTSSDAVAVPDPDVSLAVRFILDNKMRPVQVCDVVQAAAVSKRSLYMKFNLYLGTSIYRYIKNVRVGEIEKLLLYSDMNITQISKMLGFGSSDHIASFFRSVKGLNPADYRNRYRP, translated from the coding sequence ATGTTTCACTGCCCGCAGATACTCCTTTTGCTTGAAACCTCACGAGAATTCGGAAGAGGTCTTTTGAGGGGCATCTCTCGCTATGCATCACTTCACGGGCCGTGGTCTATCCAGCTCGAGCCGCTGTTTTATCTGGGCAGAGAACACCCCGCAAAGGAAACCTCACAGCCTCTCAAATGGCTCTCAGACGGGGCTATTATAAGAGAAACATGGGAGAATGAAGAAAGAAGACTGCCGGTTGATTTGCCTGTAATTCAGAGCTGCTTCCACAGCGGCGGCAAGGAGGGAAAGTCTGTTATTCTCACAGATGACTATCAAATCGGAGTTATGGCAGCTGAACACTTTATTAGCAAAGGGCATAAAAGGCTGGCTTTTGCCGGCTTCGACGGAATGTACTGGTCTCAGAGACGATTTGAAGGATTCAGGGCGAAGGCCGCTTCAAGCGGATGCGAGGTGATTTACTACGTTCAGCCTCAGGACGAGGACGGCCGGCTTTGGGACAATGAGCAGTTTTTCCTGGCAGACTGGCTCCGCAAGCTCAAAAAGCCCGCTGCAGTAATGGCGTGCAACGACGACAGGGCGAGTCAGATTATTTCGCTCTGCAGGCAGGAACGGATTACAATTCCAAGCGAGATTGCTGTGCTTGGAGTTGATAATGATGAATTTATCTGCAAACTCGCATACCCTCAGCTCTCCAGCATTTCTCTTTCCCTGGAAAAGGCGGGCTTCGAGGCCGCCGGACACCTCGACAATATGATCAAATCGGAAAACAGAAATCCCAAAACGATTATCATAGAGCCGATGAAGGTAGTGGAGAGAACCTCTTCAGATGCGGTTGCTGTGCCCGATCCGGACGTTTCATTGGCAGTTCGGTTTATTCTGGATAACAAAATGAGGCCTGTGCAGGTCTGCGATGTTGTTCAGGCTGCAGCTGTTTCAAAGAGAAGCCTCTATATGAAGTTTAATTTGTATCTTGGAACAAGCATATACCGATACATAAAAAATGTACGCGTCGGCGAGATTGAAAAGCTCCTTCTCTACTCGGATATGAACATAACTCAGATCTCAAAAATGCTGGGTTTCGGAAGCTCAGACCATATCGCCTCCTTTTTCCGCTCAGTAAAGGGGCTGAATCCTGCCGATTACCGCAACAGATACCGCCCGTAA
- a CDS encoding MraY family glycosyltransferase, protein MSRFLIPAFLVSAFSSAILTVLVRNISLKNNFRSIPSEDRYNPHSIALGGGIAIIISILISFAIFFPLANAFNPELLIISLLAVFLFAAGLADDIKSLTPMQKLIFQIIAAGLAAFFAGGRVELFIESRLITAVMSIFWIVLLINSFNFLDNMDGASAGIAIIVSAVLGSASYISGDLENAIFAAVLCGTLSGFLIFNFPPAKIFMGDAGSLVIGFLIALLTLRITYYNETSAIDSRAAVFVPLIAVAVPLYDFISVTLLRISQGRSPFLGDTQHFSHRLKRRGLSDSQAALTLYLATICTGLGAVFLSRATLIQAGVIFTQTLMILGIIAILEKNNKIENTGINGSEKKEKDK, encoded by the coding sequence ATGAGCAGATTTTTAATCCCCGCATTCTTGGTTTCCGCTTTTTCCTCTGCAATACTCACCGTACTGGTAAGAAATATATCTCTTAAAAACAATTTCAGGTCTATCCCGTCAGAAGACAGATACAATCCGCATTCGATAGCCCTTGGAGGCGGGATTGCCATAATTATATCAATACTAATCAGTTTTGCGATTTTTTTCCCGCTCGCGAATGCTTTTAATCCCGAACTGCTTATTATTTCTCTTTTGGCGGTCTTTTTGTTCGCCGCCGGCCTTGCAGACGATATAAAGAGCCTTACACCAATGCAGAAGCTTATATTCCAGATAATTGCAGCGGGCTTGGCCGCATTTTTTGCGGGAGGCAGGGTGGAGCTTTTTATCGAAAGCAGGCTTATTACAGCAGTGATGAGCATCTTCTGGATTGTACTGCTGATCAACTCCTTCAATTTTCTCGATAATATGGACGGGGCAAGCGCAGGTATAGCGATTATTGTATCCGCTGTTTTGGGAAGCGCATCATACATAAGCGGGGATCTGGAGAACGCAATCTTTGCCGCCGTCCTCTGCGGGACACTTTCGGGCTTTCTGATATTCAACTTCCCGCCTGCGAAGATATTTATGGGCGATGCGGGGTCTTTAGTTATAGGGTTTCTGATAGCCCTTCTCACACTGCGCATAACCTACTACAACGAAACCTCTGCCATAGACAGCAGGGCTGCTGTGTTCGTTCCGCTAATAGCGGTTGCTGTGCCTCTGTATGATTTCATCAGCGTTACGCTTCTTCGAATAAGCCAGGGCAGAAGCCCCTTCCTCGGCGACACCCAGCACTTCTCCCACCGCCTCAAGCGAAGGGGGCTGAGCGATTCCCAGGCCGCTCTTACGCTGTATCTTGCAACAATATGCACTGGCCTCGGGGCTGTGTTTCTCAGCAGGGCAACGCTGATTCAGGCGGGAGTAATTTTCACTCAAACTCTGATGATTCTTGGTATAATAGCAATCCTCGAAAAAAACAATAAAATTGAAAACACAGGCATAAATGGCAGTGAAAAAAAAGAAAAAGACAAGTGA
- a CDS encoding alkaline phosphatase — MRKTILFAASLLLSVSGFAAEKSCQNSDSEAKYIFYFIGDGMASTQVYAAEAMVENGRIEDSTGSKMKKLAMSNLEAAGSHRNYASDRLITDSAAAGTAMACGEKTSVGTISMDSRRERKLPLITNALREKGLKIGIVSSVSIDHATPACFYANQPSRNSYWHIANQLSESGFEYFAGGGMKGAKVRNGKRVYMPGEKKASPENNPVEKARKAGYSIAHSKAELKAVNPGEKVYAFEPDTLDGSMAMPYEIDRPEGAMSIADYTREGIRLLDNPSGFFLMVEGGKIDWSCHANDGFTALRDVIALDEAVGEAAEFMKAHPEETLIVVTGDHETGGMTMGWAGTGYKTACSRLNSQTASYQKFNKAFLSEHKRKRLEQTGGKWETSLNMNADIKEALKEVFGLAYSDLSDYEKQKLEDAYDATMGKSNLHRQEARLRYGGYKPLTVAVTHMFNQKAGLTWTTFSHTAIPVPIYASGAGAEKFGEYMDNTNLPVKIAEAAGIEDFPAAEKKITKLAK, encoded by the coding sequence ATGAGAAAAACAATTCTTTTTGCTGCGAGCTTATTGTTATCAGTCTCGGGATTTGCCGCTGAGAAAAGCTGCCAGAATTCCGATTCAGAAGCGAAGTACATCTTTTACTTTATTGGCGACGGTATGGCCAGCACTCAGGTTTATGCGGCTGAAGCCATGGTAGAGAACGGGCGAATTGAAGATTCGACTGGCTCTAAGATGAAAAAGCTCGCCATGAGCAATCTCGAGGCAGCCGGGTCTCACAGGAATTACGCCTCAGACAGGCTTATTACAGATTCCGCAGCAGCGGGCACTGCCATGGCCTGCGGCGAGAAAACTTCGGTAGGAACAATCTCTATGGATTCCCGGCGTGAGAGGAAGCTGCCTTTAATTACAAACGCCCTCAGGGAAAAGGGACTGAAAATTGGCATTGTTTCTAGTGTATCAATAGACCACGCAACACCCGCATGCTTCTATGCAAACCAGCCCTCGAGAAACAGCTACTGGCACATAGCAAACCAGCTTTCTGAGAGCGGCTTTGAGTATTTCGCAGGAGGCGGGATGAAGGGGGCGAAGGTTAGAAACGGCAAGCGCGTTTATATGCCCGGAGAAAAAAAGGCATCGCCCGAGAACAACCCAGTGGAAAAGGCGCGCAAAGCAGGCTACAGTATCGCACACAGCAAAGCAGAGCTTAAGGCAGTGAACCCGGGGGAGAAGGTTTACGCATTCGAGCCGGACACCCTTGACGGAAGTATGGCAATGCCTTACGAGATCGACAGGCCTGAAGGAGCTATGTCTATAGCGGATTATACAAGAGAGGGGATTCGCCTTCTGGACAATCCGAGCGGTTTTTTTCTGATGGTTGAAGGCGGAAAGATAGACTGGTCCTGCCATGCCAACGACGGCTTTACAGCTCTCAGAGATGTGATTGCATTGGACGAGGCTGTTGGAGAGGCTGCTGAATTTATGAAAGCCCATCCGGAAGAAACGCTTATCGTTGTAACCGGAGACCACGAAACAGGCGGAATGACTATGGGCTGGGCAGGCACCGGCTATAAAACCGCTTGCAGCAGGCTTAATTCTCAAACCGCATCATACCAGAAGTTTAACAAAGCGTTCCTATCTGAACACAAGAGAAAAAGGCTCGAACAGACAGGCGGGAAGTGGGAAACTTCTCTTAATATGAACGCAGATATAAAGGAAGCTTTGAAGGAAGTATTCGGGCTGGCATATTCAGACCTTTCCGACTACGAAAAACAGAAGCTCGAAGATGCTTACGATGCCACAATGGGGAAAAGCAATCTGCACAGGCAGGAAGCCAGACTCCGCTACGGAGGATACAAGCCGCTCACGGTAGCGGTTACACATATGTTCAATCAGAAGGCAGGGCTCACATGGACGACATTCAGCCATACTGCAATCCCAGTTCCGATTTATGCATCCGGGGCCGGAGCAGAAAAGTTCGGCGAATATATGGACAACACCAACCTGCCCGTAAAGATTGCTGAAGCTGCGGGTATAGAAGATTTCCCTGCCGCAGAGAAAAAGATTACAAAACTGGCAAAATGA